The following are encoded in a window of Ruminiclostridium herbifermentans genomic DNA:
- a CDS encoding NAD-dependent protein deacylase codes for MSVEKLSKVLESSDNIVFFGGAGMSTESGIADFRSQNGLYKTSTGYEYPAETMLSHSFFVSHTNDFYRFYKEKMIFKDAKPNAGHIALARLESMSKLKAVITQNIDGLHQLGGSKNVFELHGSVHRNYCIGCHAFYDLDAIINSDDIVPLCSHCGGIIKPDVVLYEEPLDDNIVNGAVNAIKNADVLIVGGTSLVVYPAAGLINYFGGENLILINKSTTQYDSKADLVIHDSIGKVLSTAVNML; via the coding sequence ATGAGTGTTGAGAAATTGTCCAAAGTCTTAGAATCCAGTGATAACATTGTATTTTTCGGTGGCGCTGGAATGAGCACAGAATCTGGTATTGCTGATTTTCGTTCACAGAATGGACTTTATAAAACCTCCACTGGTTACGAGTATCCAGCCGAAACAATGCTTTCACACAGTTTTTTTGTCTCTCATACCAATGATTTTTATAGATTTTATAAAGAGAAAATGATTTTTAAGGATGCAAAACCCAATGCTGGTCATATTGCATTAGCTAGGCTTGAGAGCATGAGTAAATTAAAAGCCGTTATAACTCAGAATATTGATGGTTTGCATCAGCTTGGAGGAAGTAAAAATGTTTTTGAACTACATGGTTCTGTGCATAGGAACTATTGCATTGGCTGCCATGCTTTTTATGATTTAGATGCTATTATTAATTCTGATGATATAGTTCCTCTATGTTCCCATTGTGGAGGCATAATTAAGCCTGATGTTGTATTATATGAAGAACCACTGGACGATAATATTGTAAATGGCGCAGTAAATGCTATTAAAAACGCTGATGTCCTTATAGTTGGAGGAACATCATTAGTAGTTTATCCTGCAGCTGGACTTATAAATTATTTTGGAGGCGAAAATCTTATTTTAATAAACAAAAGCACTACCCAATATGACTCAAAAGCTGATTTAGTAATTCACGATTCTATTGGAAAGGTTTTAAGTACTGCTGTTAATATGCTGTAA
- a CDS encoding S-layer homology domain-containing protein has translation MTFLKFFKQKIKYSDQNISNKKNSQRLSKTIAVVLSSVLIFQTGLVSAAVADEQVSNAYNASKNGQAVISNLKYTDISKAGYDLKDAIYQNGALGIFPSLGSTVFNPNGSISKEMALYLVYMAANRAQDITTQGQTLNDSRPAAQKKTSLQSVLYDGSLQLAANEGLISLQDLADAMQTDQTSLEASAFKRSSAVTRQEFATWLAKALMLLPVYNQQELFNSFADWKSAKAENVPYIEAILENNIMSGDGRGNFNPNQAVTRSQVARILKNAEHVILPLRNMEKRTATIEEKRSTKDTSKGYQIDYNTYYVRNSDGLLDTITVEAQYQKPTTTSNELTGSAQVSSRTEIPVYKNGNITNSNSLAVGDRIEYIAGIEDMTVQYARVLSSNKEIGYKAAIVNSVNSNGRTINITPLKQEIEYPNQDVADPKPQTYADGSIVYENKSYSNGVINALTKAKVEVSDIKPGSIVIIGLKQDMIVEITPITVKKEREQGLVAGIVEENNPQLGYITLYNEDGTGKTPLETSTLRTFNYADPNAVEVFKNHVPAELSDIEPGDTVFIRIDDSGAISSISGVPNYSIYYGKIINKKINTITVETEKGKQLIYSTNGVNVIKEGKLTKLSQLQNGDKVKLIVNVAPNVTVLKEIVIEGGDKLVANVYKGTFEGYDDLSDKIVLSNPWTLYKGQWIKNTTDPFMTINVGSNFKAYFDGSERTISTLNTYLNGNTVYVVSEKDYGNGENGVAASFIDNSDKEVAYNDKVYNTTSSNSFTLEKSLDNIAINNGTIVVKNGRLVQGGSVAPNDYAYVMANRDAETGKLIAGIVSIEDRPGAEAIQLYRGRIRSINEYKSVTLQSYARLEGTNWNYANTPITFNLSADTRITDTDGIIGQGDFSIYNDDGTFYDRTIYILSDGVNAVEISTAPYGNFNITGVVASMSGETIGEDGSILKQADAIALRNCKYYDATKHLWVEMKDSNFKLLTNSLIIKNNKRINPSEIKKGDKIRVLKKDNTTTGDAYIVIVEE, from the coding sequence ATGACTTTTTTAAAATTTTTCAAACAAAAAATTAAATATTCAGACCAAAATATAAGCAACAAAAAAAATTCTCAAAGGCTGTCAAAAACTATTGCAGTAGTGCTCAGTTCAGTACTGATTTTTCAGACAGGTTTAGTGAGTGCTGCTGTAGCAGATGAACAGGTATCAAATGCTTATAATGCTTCAAAAAATGGTCAAGCAGTTATTAGTAATTTGAAATATACAGATATCAGCAAAGCTGGCTATGACCTTAAGGATGCTATATACCAAAATGGTGCTCTTGGAATATTCCCATCATTAGGGAGCACGGTATTTAACCCTAATGGCTCTATTTCAAAGGAAATGGCACTTTATCTGGTGTATATGGCAGCAAACAGAGCTCAGGATATTACAACACAAGGACAGACACTAAATGATTCCAGACCTGCTGCACAGAAAAAGACCAGCCTTCAGTCAGTTCTATATGATGGAAGTCTCCAGTTAGCAGCAAATGAGGGATTGATTAGCTTACAAGATTTGGCCGATGCAATGCAAACAGATCAGACAAGCTTGGAGGCTTCAGCTTTTAAAAGAAGCTCAGCTGTAACGAGACAGGAGTTTGCTACATGGCTTGCAAAGGCGCTGATGCTGTTACCTGTATATAACCAACAGGAATTGTTCAACAGCTTTGCAGACTGGAAAAGTGCAAAGGCAGAAAATGTACCCTACATAGAAGCTATACTTGAAAATAATATTATGAGTGGCGACGGCAGAGGAAACTTTAATCCAAATCAGGCCGTTACACGGTCACAGGTTGCTAGAATCTTAAAGAACGCTGAGCATGTGATTTTACCACTTCGCAATATGGAAAAGAGAACAGCAACAATTGAAGAAAAACGTTCAACAAAAGATACCTCAAAGGGATATCAAATAGATTATAATACATACTATGTCCGTAATTCAGACGGACTTCTTGATACAATAACAGTAGAAGCTCAGTATCAAAAACCTACAACAACCTCAAATGAACTTACGGGAAGTGCCCAGGTTTCCTCCCGTACAGAAATACCAGTGTACAAAAACGGAAATATTACTAATTCTAATAGCTTGGCAGTAGGAGACAGAATTGAATATATTGCTGGCATTGAGGACATGACAGTGCAGTATGCACGTGTGCTTTCCAGCAACAAGGAGATTGGCTATAAGGCAGCTATTGTAAACAGTGTAAATAGTAATGGCAGAACAATTAATATTACACCTCTTAAGCAAGAAATTGAATATCCAAACCAAGATGTTGCAGATCCAAAACCACAGACATATGCTGATGGAAGCATTGTATATGAAAATAAATCATACTCAAACGGTGTCATAAATGCGCTGACTAAGGCAAAGGTTGAGGTTTCAGACATAAAACCCGGAAGCATTGTTATTATAGGTTTAAAGCAGGATATGATAGTTGAAATAACTCCTATAACTGTTAAAAAGGAACGTGAGCAGGGCTTGGTCGCAGGAATAGTCGAGGAAAATAATCCTCAGCTTGGATACATAACACTTTACAATGAAGATGGAACTGGTAAGACTCCATTAGAGACATCTACACTTAGAACCTTTAATTATGCTGATCCAAATGCTGTAGAGGTCTTTAAGAATCATGTGCCAGCAGAATTAAGTGATATTGAGCCGGGAGATACGGTGTTCATTAGGATAGATGATAGCGGTGCTATTTCTTCCATCAGTGGAGTCCCTAACTACTCAATATACTATGGAAAGATAATAAACAAGAAGATTAACACAATTACAGTTGAAACAGAAAAGGGAAAACAGCTGATTTATAGTACAAACGGTGTAAATGTAATTAAGGAAGGAAAGCTTACAAAGCTAAGCCAATTACAAAATGGTGATAAGGTAAAGCTTATAGTTAACGTTGCTCCAAATGTTACTGTGCTAAAAGAAATAGTAATTGAAGGCGGGGACAAGCTGGTAGCAAATGTCTATAAGGGAACATTTGAAGGCTATGATGATTTATCAGACAAAATTGTGCTTAGTAATCCATGGACTCTCTATAAGGGTCAATGGATAAAGAACACAACAGATCCTTTTATGACAATAAATGTAGGCAGCAATTTTAAGGCTTATTTCGACGGAAGTGAAAGAACTATTTCAACATTAAATACATATTTGAATGGAAATACAGTCTATGTAGTCAGCGAAAAGGATTACGGCAATGGCGAAAATGGTGTTGCAGCAAGCTTTATTGATAATTCAGACAAAGAAGTTGCATACAATGACAAGGTATATAATACTACAAGTTCCAATAGTTTTACACTTGAAAAATCCTTAGATAATATTGCTATAAATAATGGAACAATTGTTGTTAAGAATGGCAGGCTGGTACAGGGTGGCAGTGTGGCACCTAATGACTATGCATATGTTATGGCTAACAGGGACGCTGAAACAGGAAAGCTAATAGCTGGAATTGTTTCAATAGAGGACAGACCAGGAGCTGAGGCTATCCAATTATATAGAGGAAGAATTCGCAGTATTAATGAGTACAAGAGTGTCACTTTACAATCCTATGCAAGGCTTGAAGGTACAAACTGGAACTATGCAAATACTCCAATAACCTTTAATTTATCGGCAGACACTAGAATTACTGATACAGATGGTATAATAGGGCAGGGTGACTTTAGCATCTATAATGATGATGGCACTTTCTATGATAGAACTATATACATATTAAGTGATGGTGTAAACGCAGTTGAAATAAGCACTGCACCTTACGGTAATTTCAATATAACAGGTGTTGTGGCAAGCATGTCAGGAGAGACAATAGGTGAGGATGGAAGTATTCTTAAACAAGCTGATGCAATAGCATTACGTAATTGTAAATATTATGACGCAACCAAGCATTTATGGGTTGAAATGAAGGACAGTAATTTCAAGCTTTTGACAAATTCTTTAATAATAAAGAATAATAAGAGAATAAATCCTTCTGAAATTAAAAAAGGTGATAAAATACGAGTCCTAAAGAAAGATAATACCACAACTGGAGATGCGTATATAGTTATAGTTGAAGAATAG